The proteins below come from a single Cylindrospermopsis raciborskii Cr2010 genomic window:
- a CDS encoding RNA-binding domain-containing protein has protein sequence MSISRFLDLIKLGENSRVEFKSGGFRNESLAKEIVAFANMKGGTIFVGVEDNGEISGVENSQELMERIIQICRNNIQPPLIPELISIPHQDKYIVVIEIEKGICKPYKVKSLNRYYIRAGTVAIEPTQEELVRLLQDGGQFHFEISSLPGTGIIDLEPLRLGYYCQKMRDLSAEENNPRTWYNLQIIDEQERLTIGGSLFFSRQVARILPQAGIELNAFSGNDITSPIIDSLTLTETIPEAIEVSESFVRRNSRHLPIFNPEETRRHDLPDYQPFVIRELLVNAFAHRDWSIFGQRIRLSLFGDRLEIFSPGSLPNTLSLERALAGISYYRNPLIAQMLKDYGLMDRLGRGLFKIIKFYRSQNLLLPNFESTNAFFKTTIYKKEHIDATSNSYTSDED, from the coding sequence ATGTCTATTAGTAGGTTTTTAGACCTAATTAAACTGGGAGAAAATTCCCGGGTAGAGTTTAAATCTGGTGGCTTTCGCAATGAAAGTTTAGCCAAAGAAATTGTGGCATTTGCTAATATGAAGGGTGGGACAATATTCGTGGGGGTGGAAGATAATGGCGAAATTTCAGGAGTAGAAAATTCCCAGGAATTGATGGAGAGAATCATTCAAATTTGCCGCAATAACATTCAACCACCATTAATTCCCGAACTGATATCAATTCCTCATCAGGATAAATATATTGTGGTTATAGAAATTGAAAAGGGTATCTGCAAACCTTATAAGGTAAAATCCCTAAATCGCTATTATATTAGAGCGGGTACGGTGGCCATTGAGCCAACCCAAGAAGAATTGGTCAGATTATTACAAGATGGCGGACAATTTCACTTTGAGATTTCCTCCTTACCCGGAACGGGAATAATAGATCTAGAACCATTAAGACTGGGTTACTATTGTCAAAAAATGAGAGATTTATCAGCAGAAGAGAACAACCCACGTACCTGGTATAACCTACAAATAATCGATGAACAAGAAAGATTGACCATTGGGGGAAGTCTTTTTTTTTCCAGACAAGTAGCCAGAATATTACCACAAGCAGGAATTGAATTAAATGCCTTTAGTGGTAATGATATTACCTCTCCTATAATTGATAGTTTAACCTTAACCGAAACCATTCCTGAAGCTATAGAAGTTAGTGAATCCTTTGTCAGAAGAAATTCTCGTCATCTTCCTATTTTTAACCCAGAAGAAACCCGTCGTCATGACCTACCTGACTATCAACCATTTGTCATTAGAGAACTACTAGTTAATGCTTTTGCCCACCGAGACTGGTCTATTTTCGGTCAACGTATTCGTCTGTCTTTATTTGGCGATCGCCTGGAAATATTTTCCCCTGGTAGTTTACCTAACACCCTGAGCTTAGAGAGAGCTTTAGCTGGAATTTCCTATTATCGCAATCCTCTGATTGCCCAAATGCTCAAAGATTATGGTCTGATGGATAGATTGGGGAGAGGACTATTTAAAATCATCAAATTTTATCGTTCTCAAAACCTTCTTCTACCTAACTTTGAGAGTACCAACGCATTTTTTAAAACAACTATCTATAAAAAAGAGCATATAGATGCCACATCAAACTCTTATACGAGCGATGAGGACTGA